A part of Candidatus Saccharibacteria bacterium genomic DNA contains:
- a CDS encoding M1 family metallopeptidase, which produces MQSVKRLLTEFIPAHYNLSLSVDPRTHQVTARVKIQGKSVSGAIELHSKALSIDTVTVDGIPVTFIFGDDDSLRLDGTYGKGNHTIEIDYHFSATEHAHGMYYSPYIHDGIDKHMYATQLESHAAREVLPCVDEPAAKATFDVAITTDTGLVVLGNMPKISEQTTGDQTTTRFATSPRMSTYLLAFAIGELHALHGTSARGIDVSVWATSAQPLTALEFALQEAITHLDFYESYFGVNYPLPKCDHLAIPDFGGGAAAMENWGLVTYRQDYLLAPPAQTSIETKQHIAKTIAHEISHQWFGNLVTMQWWNDLWLNESFANIMEYIALEAAHPDWQPWLDFSTYESVIALRRDAIDGVQSVQIHINHPDEIGTIFDGAIVYAKGSRLIRMVHDYIGDDAFRSGLTAYFTDHRYNNTSADDLWVTFERTSSKPVVDLMHTWLSQPGYPVVKVSTSHGSLTLQQSQFFIGEHEPSSRLWPIPLGASTSALPAIFADAAVSIPYKPDGLLRLNTEDSTHYITQYSQPLLDQLLAAVRAGTLSPVGKIQLLHEQTLLARAGIVGSATLIPLLDVYRHETDAYLWDIMSMAIGELKKFVETDEQAEQALRHFVGMLARPLYEQLGWDMTADEPSNTTKLRSTIIGCMLYSEDAEAIKHAITLYRSTPIDAIDPELRSLVIGTVVRHDHSPADIDSLVKLYTTTINPELQQDICSALTSSKDSATLTRLIGLLTHTKTIRLQDTLSWYISLLRNRHSRETAWQWMRSQWPWIIKNFADEKSYDRFPQYSAGALVTRQQLSEYIAFFSPMKDVALQRAITMGIRDLTARVELIDRDRPVVIDALCKFQKLN; this is translated from the coding sequence ATGCAATCTGTCAAACGCCTTCTCACTGAATTTATTCCCGCTCATTACAATCTGTCACTTAGCGTCGACCCTCGCACACACCAGGTTACAGCTCGTGTCAAAATTCAGGGCAAATCGGTCAGTGGCGCCATAGAACTTCATAGCAAAGCGCTGAGTATTGACACGGTAACTGTTGACGGTATACCAGTTACCTTTATCTTCGGTGACGACGATAGCCTGAGGCTTGACGGCACGTACGGTAAGGGTAATCACACCATTGAGATTGATTACCATTTTAGCGCCACCGAACACGCCCATGGCATGTATTATTCACCCTACATACACGATGGTATCGACAAACACATGTACGCCACACAGCTTGAAAGCCACGCGGCGCGCGAAGTATTGCCTTGTGTCGATGAACCAGCGGCAAAAGCCACGTTCGATGTGGCCATCACTACCGACACAGGCCTGGTGGTGCTGGGCAATATGCCAAAAATCAGCGAGCAAACAACTGGTGACCAAACAACAACCCGCTTCGCCACGTCGCCACGTATGAGCACCTATCTACTGGCGTTTGCAATCGGCGAACTTCATGCACTCCACGGCACTTCAGCGCGTGGTATCGACGTATCGGTATGGGCAACGAGCGCACAGCCACTTACAGCTTTAGAATTTGCACTTCAGGAAGCAATCACCCATCTCGACTTTTATGAATCGTACTTTGGGGTTAACTATCCGCTACCCAAATGTGATCACTTGGCAATTCCCGACTTTGGCGGTGGTGCGGCTGCGATGGAAAACTGGGGGCTTGTTACCTATCGTCAAGATTATTTGCTGGCTCCTCCCGCACAGACGAGTATCGAAACAAAGCAACATATTGCTAAAACGATTGCCCACGAAATCAGTCACCAATGGTTTGGTAATTTAGTTACCATGCAGTGGTGGAATGACTTATGGCTCAACGAAAGTTTTGCGAATATCATGGAATATATTGCACTCGAGGCAGCCCACCCCGACTGGCAGCCTTGGCTTGATTTTTCTACCTACGAAAGTGTGATTGCCCTCAGACGCGATGCGATTGATGGCGTACAGTCAGTCCAGATCCACATCAACCACCCAGACGAAATTGGCACGATATTTGACGGTGCGATTGTCTATGCTAAGGGAAGTCGGCTCATCCGTATGGTACATGATTATATTGGTGACGATGCATTTCGTTCCGGGCTAACTGCGTATTTTACCGACCATCGCTATAACAACACGTCGGCAGATGATCTATGGGTGACATTTGAGAGGACGAGCAGCAAACCAGTCGTCGACCTCATGCACACCTGGCTGTCGCAGCCAGGCTACCCTGTTGTCAAGGTGTCGACTAGTCACGGCAGCCTTACTTTGCAGCAGTCGCAGTTTTTCATTGGTGAACACGAACCCTCATCACGACTGTGGCCAATTCCGCTCGGCGCCAGCACGTCGGCGCTACCCGCCATCTTTGCCGATGCAGCAGTAAGTATTCCTTACAAGCCCGATGGTCTACTGCGGCTTAACACCGAGGACAGTACGCACTATATCACCCAGTATTCTCAGCCACTCCTTGACCAGTTGCTCGCGGCAGTACGAGCCGGCACCTTGTCGCCAGTCGGTAAAATCCAGCTACTCCACGAGCAAACACTTCTTGCGCGAGCTGGCATTGTTGGCAGCGCAACACTCATTCCACTGCTTGATGTTTACCGCCACGAAACTGATGCCTACTTGTGGGATATTATGTCAATGGCAATTGGTGAGCTCAAGAAGTTCGTTGAGACCGACGAACAAGCCGAGCAAGCCTTACGGCACTTTGTCGGCATGCTTGCCCGTCCGCTTTACGAGCAATTAGGCTGGGACATGACTGCCGATGAACCCAGTAACACAACCAAACTCCGGTCGACAATTATCGGTTGTATGCTCTACAGCGAAGACGCCGAGGCTATAAAACATGCCATCACACTCTACCGTTCTACGCCTATCGATGCTATCGACCCTGAACTTCGTTCGCTTGTTATTGGTACTGTGGTACGGCACGACCACAGCCCTGCCGATATCGACTCACTCGTCAAACTTTATACAACGACGATAAACCCCGAGCTACAGCAAGATATTTGCAGTGCGCTCACTTCATCGAAAGATAGTGCTACACTCACACGGCTTATCGGTCTGCTCACTCATACTAAAACCATCCGCTTGCAAGATACCCTAAGCTGGTATATTTCCCTCCTACGCAACCGACATAGTCGCGAGACCGCGTGGCAGTGGATGCGTAGCCAATGGCCATGGATTATAAAAAACTTCGCCGACGAAAAAAGCTACGACAGGTTCCCGCAGTATAGCGCCGGCGCGCTCGTCACCCGCCAGCAGCTTAGCGAGTACATTGCGTTTTTCAGCCCAATGAAAGATGTCGCACTGCAGCGCGCAATCACTATGGGAATCCGCGATCTTACGGCGCGTGTCGAACTGATCGACCGCGATCGACCAGTGGTCATTGACGCACTATGTAAGTTTCAAAAACTCAACTAG
- a CDS encoding HNH endonuclease, with protein sequence MNYESKVTSVVGHDRLRRRRVLGSCLVVLAVGMFFYQNQQPAIAPDISKPPSVTTGQSQSTAGLPLAATVLETLAVKGRAPKTGYVREKFGDGWLLNGNCDTRNIILNRDLGNVVLGQGCKVMSGVLADPYTGSVVIFSRGADTSDDVQIDHVVALSNAWQTGAQLLEPNRLVEFANDPLELLAVDGKANQAKGDGDAATWLPSNKAFRCQYVARQIAVKAKYNLWVTPPEKSAMQQVLSNCPLQTVPAS encoded by the coding sequence ATGAACTACGAATCTAAAGTCACGTCCGTGGTGGGGCATGACAGGTTGCGCCGTCGGCGCGTGCTTGGCTCGTGCTTGGTAGTCCTTGCGGTTGGGATGTTTTTCTATCAAAATCAACAGCCTGCTATAGCGCCAGACATATCAAAACCACCATCGGTGACTACAGGTCAGTCACAGTCTACAGCGGGCTTGCCGCTGGCTGCAACTGTGCTCGAAACACTGGCCGTCAAAGGACGGGCCCCAAAAACCGGTTATGTACGCGAAAAATTCGGTGATGGCTGGTTGCTCAATGGCAATTGCGACACGCGCAACATTATATTAAACCGCGACCTTGGCAATGTGGTGTTAGGCCAGGGCTGCAAGGTCATGAGTGGCGTGCTGGCCGACCCCTACACTGGATCTGTCGTTATATTCAGTCGCGGTGCCGACACCAGTGACGATGTGCAGATCGACCACGTGGTAGCTCTCAGTAATGCCTGGCAGACGGGTGCGCAGCTGCTCGAACCAAACAGGCTGGTAGAGTTTGCGAATGACCCGCTCGAGCTGTTGGCAGTAGACGGTAAAGCCAACCAAGCCAAGGGTGATGGCGATGCTGCCACCTGGCTACCAAGCAACAAAGCCTTCCGTTGTCAGTACGTCGCGCGGCAAATCGCCGTCAAGGCCAAGTATAATTTGTGGGTGACGCCACCTGAAAAGTCAGCGATGCAACAGGTGCTTAGCAACTGCCCATTACAAACTGTGCCTGCATCGTAG